One window of the Podospora pseudopauciseta strain CBS 411.78 chromosome 4, whole genome shotgun sequence genome contains the following:
- a CDS encoding hypothetical protein (EggNog:ENOG503NUY9; COG:U): MHTEQQQHQPIMGDPEMEQTDETTSLLTTQQKPGYVTFPESHHEDSWRPSAGFWWIETALWANVFLSGFDGTITASTYAAISSDFGAANNAAWLTTSYLITSTAFQPLYGRFSDMFGRRICFFISTLTFMIGCFGCSMAQTILTLDIMRAVTGFGGGGLITMATVINSDMIPFKQRGMYQAMQNILVGFGAVLGASLGGSITQAIGWRWCFLLQVPVSFFALVVGYFVLENPACMVPQLIPLSTTQRVRSAIKRLDLSGSLFLVGGLLLQLLGLTLGGNEYPWASFPVISSLVGSAVLLFLFVEVEANTKAIPMIPLRMLKGWQPIAVQLTNIFSGMTSYAYMFMVPLYFQAVRGDSPSAAGLRLMIPALATPVGGVVAGWSMQRGIKLSYNVRLGTAMMLIGNLLALSMGTTGARWKEFFYLIPANLGLGLTNPSVLFSFISFWEHREQAVATSTVYLIRSMGTIYGVTVTAAIVQNMLLAGLPDALGDNASEELVERLRKSLFAIGELSPTQQLAVRALYCDALKIAFAASSGLALLAFAFSWAHRTGSMQKKA; encoded by the exons ATGCACactgaacaacaacaacaccagcccATCATGGGCGACCCCGAGATGGAACAGACAGATGAGACAACATCTCTCCTCACCACACAACAGAAGCCAGGATATGTGACATTTCCAGAATCCCACCATGAAGACTCATGGCGGCCTTCCGCGGGCTTCTGGTGGATCGAGACAG CTCTATGGGCAAATGTCTTTCTCTCTGGCTTCGATGGGACTATCACCGCCTCAACATATGCCGCCATCAGCTCCGACTTCGGTGCAGCCAACAATGCCGCCTGGCTAACGACTTCGTACCTCATCACCAGTACAGCATTCCAGCCTCTCTACGGCCGCTTCTCTGATATGTTTGGGCGGCGAATCTgcttcttcatctccaccctGACCTTCATGATTGGGTGTTTTGGCTGTTCTATGGCGCAGACAATCTTGACACTAGATATCATGAGGGCTGTGACAGGctttggcggcggtgggctgATCACAATGG CAACTGTCATCAACTCCGACATGATCCCCTTCAAACAGCGCGGCATGTACCAGGCTATGCAAAATATCCTCGTTGGTTTTGGCGCAGTCTTGGGCGCTTCGCTCGGAGGCTCGATCACTCAAGCCATTGGCTGGAGATGGTGCTTTCTGCTGCAGGTTCCAGTCTCTTTCTTCGCCCTCGTGGTGGGTTATTTCGTGTTGGAGAATCCTGCCTGCATGGTTCCTCAACTCATCCCTCTCTCCACCACACAACGTGTTCGCTCGGCGATCAAAAGGCTGGATTTGTCGGGCTCGCTGTTTCTCGTGGGTGGactgctcctccagcttctgggCTTGACGCTTGGCGGCAACGAGTACCCATGGGCTAGCTTTCCGGTAATCTCTTCGCTGGTCGGAAGTGCCGTACTATTGTTCCTGTTCGTGGAAGTCGAAGCCAACACCAAGGCCATCCCCATGATCCCACTTCGCATGTTGAAGGGTTGGCAGCCGATCGCGGTTCAACTGACCAACATATTCTCCGGCATGACCTCGTATGCT TACATGTTTATGGTCCCATTGTATTTCCAGGCTGTTCGTGGTGATTCTCCATCGGCGGCCGGTCTCCGGCTTATGATCCCGGCACTCGCGACCCCAgttggaggtgttgttgcCGGGTGGTCGATGCAGCGCGGTATTAAGCTCTCGTACAACGTTCGGCTGGGCACGGCCATGATGCTCATTGGGAATCTTCTTGCGCTGTCGATGGGCACGACGGGGGCTCGGTGGAAGGAGTTCTTCTACTTGATACCTGCTAATCTCGGTCTTGGTCTGACCAACCCCAGCGTTCTGTTTAGCTTCATCTCTTTCTGGGAGCACAGAG AACAAGCCGTTGCCACCTCTACGGTGTATCTGATTCGGTCTATGGGGACCATTTATGGCGTGACTGTCACGGCTGCCATCGTCCAGAATATGTTGTTGGCGGGCCTTCCCGACGCTCTTGGTGACAACGCCAGTGAAGAG CTGGTTGAGAGGCTGCGCAAGTCGCTGTTCGCTATTGGGGAGCTGTCACCCACCCAACAGCTGGCCGTCAGAGCATTGTACTGTGACGCCCTGAAAATAGCCTTTGCGGCTTCGAGCGGCCTCGCGTTGCTCGCGTTTGCCTTTTCGTGGGCGCATAGAACGGGATCGATGCAGAAAAAGGCGTAA
- a CDS encoding hypothetical protein (EggNog:ENOG503PBZF), translated as MKSRLINAMANIYRQAKQVVIVDALALRLWSNDPANPGVVLGFGNIVVGCTKREAGDISNNARALFPVIGLEWEHGLSIDDGMRKIYEARRHEAVKMVL; from the exons ATGAAATCCAGACTTATCAATGCTATGGCGAATATCTACCGCCAGGCGAAGCAGGTGGTCATCGTTGATGCTTTAGCTCTGCGACTGTGGTCAAACGATCCCGCCAATCCCGGCGTAGTCCTTGGCTTCGGCA ATATCGTTGTCGGGTGTACAAAAAGGGAGGCCGGCGACATTAGTAACAACGCCCGTGCTCTCTTTCCGGTGATCGGACTCGAATGGGAGCACGGCTTATCGATCGATGACGGGATGAGAAAGATTTACGAGGCCCGAAGACACGAGGCGGTGAAAATGGTTCTATAA
- a CDS encoding hypothetical protein (EggNog:ENOG503P0PX; COG:E) produces MTKTLVTGPHGPPDISYNLDYDNYLARTQRRLQTEKLPKDLPSGFPQQIQNDLVWDGKDLAEKYDWNYTLTTDDLTEIESALRHFKAQNLGLGFINQDTFPLPNLHKTLRDISKEIHMGHGFKVIRGVPVASHTREENIIMYAGISCHIAPVRGRQSFLDTGVDVALAHVKDMTSVVDGSKIGAPAYTNVKQAFHTDIGDVVALLCLAEGVGGGESYLSSSWKVYNELAATRPDLIHTLSEYWAADTFGKIDIPYWHAPLLYHEPAKDTTPERVILHYSRRTFTGYLGLPRSANIPPLTEAQAEALDALHFTAEKYALSLDFRQGDIQYINNFGLFHGRASFQDSKEKQRHLIRIWLRDPEYAWEIPEPLRNKWDRVYKDVKPENTVFPLEPPIATGRDNNPGGKGLVAKGWHRLVQASQRMLVPS; encoded by the exons ATGACGAAAACACTTGTAACTGGACCTCATGGTCCGCCAGATATCAGCTACAACCTCGACTACGACAATTACCTTGCTAGAACCCAGCGTCGATTGCAGACCGAAAAATTACCAAAAGACCTGCCAAGTGGCTTTCCACAGCAAATTCAAAATGATCTTGTCTGGGATGGGAAAGACCTTGCTGAGAAGTACGACTGGAACTACACCTTGACGACCGATGACCTGACCGAGATCGAATCAGCTCTCCGGCATTTCAAAGCTCAGAACCTGGGACTCGGATTCATCAACCAAGACACCTTCCCGCTTCCCAATCTCCACAAGACTCTACGAGACATCTCCAAGGAGATACACATGGGCCACGGGTTCAAAGTGATCCGCGGTGTTCCTGTGGCGAGCCACACTCGAGAAGAAAACATCATCATGTACGCCGGGATCTCCTGTCACATTGCACCTGTCCGTGGTCGACAATCCTTTCTGGATACCGGAGTTGATGTTGCTCTGGCCCACGTGAAAGACATGACCTCAGTGGTGGATGGCAGCAAGATCGGAGCTCCAGCCTACACCAATGTTAAACAAGCCTTTCATACAGATATTGGTGACGTTGTTGCATTGCTTTGCCTCgctgagggtgttggaggaggggagagcTACTTGTCGAGCAGCTGGAAGGTGTACAATGAGCTGGCTGCCACTCGGCCCGATCTTATCCACACGCTGTCAGAATACTGGGCAGCGGATAC ATTCGGCAAGATAGATATCCCTTACTGGCATGCTCCGTTACTGTACCACGAGCCGGCCAAAGATACCACCCCAGAACGTGTGATTCTCCATTATTCACGACGAACCTTTACCGGATACTTGGGCCTCCCTCGCTCAGCCAACATCCCACCCCTCACCGAAGCACAAGCCGAGGCTTTGGATGCGCTGCACTTCACAGCGGAGAAGTATGCGCTCTCTCTTGACTTTCGCCAGGGAGACATCCAGTACATCAACAATTTCGGCTTGTTTCACGGCCGTGCAAGCTTTCAGGATTCTAAAGAGAAACA ACGTCATCTGATTCGGATCTGGCTCCGTGATCCAGAGTATGCTTGGGAGATACCTGAACCTCTGAGGAACAAGTGGGATAGGGTGTACAAGGACGTCAAGCCTGAAAATACCGTCTTTCCTCTTGAGCCACCGATTGCGACCGGCAGGGATAATAATCCAGGTGGGAAGGGTCTGGTGGCAAAAGGGTGGCATAGACTTGTCCAAGCAAGTCAGCGCATGTTGGTTCCCTCGTGA
- a CDS encoding hypothetical protein (EggNog:ENOG503NW90; COG:E), whose product MSFNWRRPFRSRDDNDEPTTQDVPALTRVNSAEVSDGSLKYTLEKGGNDSQPSYQEATGAPVESRSPLGYSVGPITIIFLNVSKMIGTGVYSTPSAILRGTGSVGLSMIYWTLGFFTSISTLSVLLEFASYFPNRSGSEVVYLEQAYPRPRWLFPTAFAFLNVVLSFSSGNSIVCAQYLFRINGHTPSPWELKGVAIAAYTVAFLAVVFHTKASYAFSNGIGIVKTLTLIFIAIAGLVVLGGNISSIPDPHSNFRNAFDGLPPTPYGLNNALYRIIFSYTGFDNAFNVVNEVKNPIKTLRRNTFISVFLVAVLYNLANVAYFASVPLPDLRAAKEITASLFFTAVFGSSNAVRGLNFLIALSSFGNLVTVLIGSSRMIRECGRQGVLPFPRFWATTRPFGTPIGPYFVKWFMTVIMILAPPAGDAFNFVVDLQVYPSSLFHILVGIGLFIVRYRRKKLGLGRGEFKAWTVVVVFNILVYAYLLVMPWYPPEGGPYAGNVSFWYATYVVTGTGILLGCGIYYYAWIWLLPKLRGYRIRQEVLTLEDGAQSHKVIKVPVEQLAEWDATHDAVGRPLNRTDSHSGDSERIGVSSTAGEKGQDGNVRDVDPEK is encoded by the exons ATGTCTTTCAACTGGCGTCGACCCTTTCGGTCGCGGGACGACAACGATGAGCCAACGACACAGGATGTGCCGGCACTGACCCGAGTCAACAGCGCCGAGGTGTCAGACGGTAGCCTCAAATACACGCTGGAGAAAGGAGGCAATGACTCCCAGCCGTCATACCAGGAGGCCACAGGAGCCCCAGTGGAGAGTCGCTCGCCACTGGGGTACTCTGTCGGTCCAATCACCATTATCTTCCTCAATGTCAGCAAGATGATTGGGACTGGTGTTTACTCTACCC CCTCCGCCATTCTTAGAGGGACTGGCTCAGTCGGGCTGAGCATGATCTACTGGACCCTCggcttcttcacctccatctccaccctctccgtcCTCCTCGAATTCGCCTCCTACTTCCCCAACCGTTCCGGCAGCGAAGTCGTCTACCTCGAGCAAGCCTACCCCCGTCCCCGATGGCTCTTCCCAACAGCCTTCGCCTTCCTCAACGTTGTCCTTTCCTTCAGCAGCGGCAACTCCATCGTCTGCGCGCAATACCTCTTCCGAATAAACGgccacaccccctccccttggGAACTCAAAGGCGTAGCCATTGCCGCGTACACCGTTGCCTTCCTAGCCGTAGTCTTTCACACCAAAGCCTCCTACGCCTTCTCCAACGGAATCGGCATTGTCaaaaccctcaccctcatcttcatcgccatcgccggGCTTGTCGTCCTAGGAGGcaacatctcctccatccccgACCCCCACTCCAACTTCCGCAACGCATTTGACGGCCTCCCTCCTACCCCCTACGGCCTAAACAACGCCCTCTACCGCATCATTTTCTCCTACACCGGCTTCGACAACGCCTTCAACGTCGTCAACGAGGTAAAAAATCCCATCAAAACCCTCCGCCGCAACACCTTCATCTCCGTCTTCCTTGTCGCCGTCCTCTACAACCTCGCCAACGTAGCTTACTTCGCCtccgtccccctccccgacctccGCGCCGCAAAAGAAATCACCGCCTCGTTATTCTTCACCGCAGTCTTTGGCTCCTCAAACGCAGTTCGCGGACTCAACTTTctcatcgccctctcctccttcggCAATCTCGTCACCGTCCTCATCGGCTCCTCCCGCATGATCCGCGAATGCGGTCGCCAGGGCGTGTTGCCGTTTCCTAGATTCTGGGCGACCACACGACCGTTCGGTACACCGATCGGGCCTTACTTTGTGAAGTGGTTCATGACAGTGATCATGATCTTGGCCCCGCCGGCAGGGGACGCGTTCAATTTCGTGGTTGACTTGCAGGTTTACCCTTCTTCGCTGTTTCACATCTTGGTTGGCATAGGACTTTTCATCGTCCGATacaggaggaagaagctcgGGTTGGGAAGGGGCGAGTTTAAAGCGTGGACtgtagtggtggtgtttaATATCCTGGTGTATGCGTATTTGCTTGTGATGCCTTGGTACCCTCCCGAGGGCGGACCATACGCGGGAAATGTGAGCTTTTGGTATGCGACTTATGTTGTTACGGGGACTGGGAT TTTGCTCGGTTGCGGCATCTACTACTACGCCTGGATCTGGCTCCTCCCCAAGTTGAGAGGGTACCGCATCCGGCAGGAGGTTCTGACGCTGGAAGACGGAGCGCAAAGTCACAAGGTGATCAAAGTACCTGTCGAACAACTGGCAGAGTGGGACGCCACTCACGATGCTGTTGGAAGACCGCTCAACAGGACAGACAGCCACTCTGGCGACTCCGAACGCATCGGTGTATCAAGCACAGCAGGAGAAAAGGGCCAAGATGGCAATGTGAGGGATGTAGATCCTGAGAAGTAA
- a CDS encoding hypothetical protein (COG:S; EggNog:ENOG503PC2H): MSTRCPLCTELSIQHLFELTKQEVDFHDFPSSAYYKHHKSFNDLEQSAINGCDLCQLILHAFKQNPVEEDQYFGLSSQDETMSMYEKAKSLEQSDVKIALTSTYPYRDNSSSITIMDTLAVQVGGLMNIDYGDDDVIQLHYEIPIMPLRLVVPRDQPITLKNVRIGISELDSDLGSQENFEIARSWLQECQQCHRCCQDNKVPTLPTRVVDVGTPDNDFITLRVVHSHGSQAPFVALSHCWGGRIEPVLTTKTLDTFTTSLSFDSLPANFRDAITITRKLGIQYLWIDSLCIMQDSRQDWEVESKKMAQIYGSSTFTISAFVSERSTAGILNPAPTTGPPPMSVPLTMLSEQGEARKLKLEWRHPNDREDLRRLDMACVLNSRGWTFQEFLLSRRHLIYGRHQIYWRCRAGQESAEAGILPEGDKRAHSVFDDITAVLDASNASDLSAKSLKRKDLFREYYSLVGEYSNRTLTFGSDKLPALSGITQRLHASLGARYLAGLWSSDVRNGLLWKEETQIARHVQPYRAPSWSWAVTDDTIQWDGYTTDYGQGPYDLELVEANVEPKNPSNPFGEIMDARLVLRGRTKKLYRSEQVFPKSYFPGPNHEPSIGDGSWDEPVDGCSRRRNLDVTTALLYIHDVDDVGDDAIMSVWRQYDWVEATIEETEIQPACFDQKNEYLALLVRISSKENPFKKDGTVTYKQDDARLMCLALRRVVGREDEVYERVGMLWVRADQWDVGWIEKWELQTTTLV, from the coding sequence atgtCAACTCGATGTCCGCTTTGTACAGAGCTCTCCATCCAACACCTGTTTGAACTGACGAAACAGGAGGTTGACTTTCATGACTTCCCGTCTTCAGCATATTACAAGCATCACAAGAGTTTCAACGACCTTGAACAGTCAGCGATAAACGGCTGCGACCTTTGTCAGCTAATCCTCCACGCCTTCAAACAAAATCCCGTCGAAGAAGACCAATACTTCGGGCTCAGCAGCCAGGATGAGACCATGTCGATGTACGAGAAAGCAAAAAGCCTGGAGCAGTCGGATGTCAAGATTGCTCTCACCAGCACGTATCCATATCGTGATAATtcatcatcaatcaccatTATGGACACTCTTGCTGTGCAGGTTGGCGGTTTAATGAATATCGACTATGGCGATGACGATGTGATACAGCTTCACTACGAGATACCTATCATGCCACTGAGGTTGGTGGTACCCCGGGATCAGCCAATAACTCTGAAGAATGTACGGATTGGAATTTCCGAGCTCGACAGCGATCTTGGCTCACAAGAGAACTTTGAGATCGCGAGGTCGTGGTTACAAGAATGTCAGCAATGTCACAGATGCTGCCAGGATAACAAGGTCCCAACCCTTCCGACAAGAGTAGTCGATGTAGGGACTCCAGATAACGACTTCATAACACTCAGAGTTGTCCATTCGCACGGGTCTCAAGCTCCGTTTGTAGCGCTGAGCCACTGCTGGGGCGGGAGAATCGAGCCTGTCCTGACCACCAAAACACTGGATACGTTTACGACATCGCTCTCGTTCGACAGCCTTCCGGCAAACTTCCGAGACGCAATAACAATAACGCGAAAGCTGGGCATACAGTACCTATGGATTGACTCACTCTGCATCATGCAAGATTCCAGACAGGATTGGGAAGTCGAGTCGAAAAAGATGGCTCAGATCTACGGATCCTCTACCTTTACAATATCAGCGTTTGTATCCGAGCGCAGTACCGCAGGAATTCTCAACCCAGCCCCAACCACGGGGCCACCACCCATGTCGGTCCCTCTCACGATGCTATCGGAACAGGGTGAAGCTAGAAAGTTGAAACTGGAATGGAGGCATCCTAATGACCGCGAGGATTTGAGGAGGCTAGATATGGCCTGCGTTCTGAACTCAAGAGGCTGGACATTTCAGGAGTTTCTACTCTCGCGCCGCCACCTTATCTACGGAAGACATCAGATATACTGGAGATGCCGCGCTGGCCAGGAATCGGCTGAGGCTGGCATCCTGCCTGAAGGGGACAAGAGAGCTCACTCGGTCTTTGACGACATAACTGCGGTGCTCGACGCCAGTAACGCCTCCGACCTCTCGGCAAAGTcattgaaaagaaaagaccTCTTTCGGGAGTACTACTCGCTTGTGGGAGAATACTCAAACAGGACCCTCACATTTGGGAGCGACAAGCTTCCAGCCCTGTCCGGCATCACACAAAGACTTCACGCCAGTCTGGGGGCGAGATATCTCGCCGGTCTTTGGAGCAGTGACGTTAGGAATGGGCTTCTTTGGAAGGAAGAGACGCAAATTGCCCGCCACGTCCAACCTTATCGAGCGCCGTCATGGTCTTGGGCAGTAACAGACGATACAATTCAGTGGGACGGCTACACGACGGACTACGGGCAAGGTCCATATGATCTGGAGTTGGTCGAAGCCAACGTTGAGCCAAAGAATCCCTCCAATCCTTTTGGTGAAATCATGGACGCTCGTCTAGTCCTGCGGGGCCGTACGAAGAAATTATACCGGAGTGAGCAAGTCTTCCCCAAGTCTTACTTCCCTGGCCCCAACCACGAACCCAGCATAGGTGACGGCTCTTGGGATGAGCCGGTCGACGGGTGCTCCCGAAGGAGAAATCTTGACGTTACCACTGCGCTGCTTTATATCCACGACGTGGATGATGTGGGGGATGATGCTATTATGTCTGTGTGGAGACAGTATGACTGGGTGGAAGCTACCATTGAAGAAACGGAAATCCAACCGGCGTGTTTTGATCAAAAGAACGAGTATCTGGCACTCCTGGTTAGAATAAGCTCTAAAGAGAACCCGTTCAAAAAAGATGGCACTGTGACATATAAACAGGACGACGCGAGACTCATGTGTCTGGCTCTTCGTCGTGTTGTTGGCAGGGAAGATGAGGTGTATGAGCGGGTGGGAATGCTGTGGGTTCGTGCAGATCAATGGGATGTGGGATGGATTGAGAAGTGGGAATTGCAGACAACCACTCTGGTGTAG
- a CDS encoding hypothetical protein (COG:O; MEROPS:MER0093133; EggNog:ENOG503NZ56) produces the protein MKPPTITTTFLSLLPFTLSHPSTPHPLIPPKVDLGPYNPSHTRRSSPHHGSGLFPQLLSHPSPSLGTFGQRYWYSTEWYSGPGAPIILFNPGEQDASNFDEAYLSNQRLPGRIAQAVGGAVVVVEHRYYGESSPFEELTEENLRHLTLENALRDMQYFAREWDVLKGAGNGTGEGGPAWIYTGGSYAGSLATWLSRLEEKEGEEGKERAFFAYYGSSAVVEAIGDFWQYFVPVLEAMPKNCTRDVERVVVFADEVLGGGTEGEKEGLKEKFGLGGLEDEDFAAELTWGLASLQTTQFYSEKNIGYSPFYRFCDYVEGMYPVDPNATVPGEDGVGLEKALEGYARYIKEDVVPGFCAKSGYPEWQDENSTLCLQNMNASSLAFTDLSVKNWGNRQWWWLLCNEPFEWWQSAPPLSSSYPRVISEYVTAEYWASLCPRFFPNTTYTLAEGKTAGDVNVRTGGWDLTSNVTRTMNTNGQYDPWRDATLSSTFRPGGLVTEMEKDGLQVRLVKGGTHCSDLVGLNWEANAELDGLVDGVVDQLAWWIGQYHSDAYDGIRNTTRK, from the exons ATGAAACCCCCaactatcaccaccaccttcctctccctcctccccttcaccctctcccacccctccaccccccaccccctcatccctcccAAAGTCGACCTAGGCCCCtacaacccctcccacacccgccgctcctccccccaccacgGCTCAGGCCTCTTCCCCcagctcctctcccacccctccccctccctcggcaCATTCGGCCAACGATACTGGTACTCAACAGAATGGTACTCCGGCCCAGGCGCCCCaatcatcctcttcaaccccgGCGAACAAGACGCCTCCAACTTTGACGAAGCCTACCTCTCCAACCAGCGGTTGCCAGGCCGCATAGCACAAGCCGTCGGGGGTgccgtcgtggtggtggaacaTCGCTATTACGGGGAGTCATCCCCCTTTGAAGAGCTAACAGAGGAGAACTTGCGGCATTTGACGCTGGAGAATGCGCTGAGGGATATGCAGTATTTTGCGAGGGAGTGGGATGTCCTGAAAGGGGCCGGGAATGGgacgggggaaggggggccgGCGTGGATTTATACTGGGGGGAGTTATGCGGGGAGTTTGGCGACTTGGCTGAGTAGATTGGAGGagaaagaaggggaggaagggaaggagagggcgtTTTTTGCTTATTATGGGAGTAGTGCTGTTGTGGAGGCTATTGGGGATTTTTGGCAGTATTTTGTTCCGGTTTTGGAGGCTATGCCGAAGAATTGTACGAGGGatgtggagagggtggtggtattTGCGGAtgaggttttggggggtgggacggagggggagaaggagggactGAAGGAAaagtttgggttgggggggttggaggatgaggattttGCTGC GGAGTTGACTTGGGGCTTGGCATCGTTGCAGACGACGCAGTTTTACTCGGAGAAGAATATAGGGTACTCGCCGTTTTATCGGTTTTGCGATTATGTCGAGGGGATGTATCCAGTGGACCCCAATGCAACCGTTCCTGGAGAGGACGGGGTTGGGCTTGagaaggcgttggagggGTATGCGAGGTACATCAAGGAGGATGTCGTTCCTGGTT TCTGTGCCAAGTCCGGCTACCCTGAATGGCAAGATGAAAACAGCACCCTCTGCCTCCAAAACATGAACGCTTCCTCTCTGGCCTTCACCGACTTGTCAGTAAAGAACTGGGGAAACAGACAATGGTGGTGGCTTCTCTGCAACGAACCGTTTGAGTGGTGGCAAAGCGCACCGCCACTGTCATCGTCCTACCCAAGAGTCATCTCCGAGTACGTGACAGCAGAGTACTGGGCTTCCCTGTGCCCGCGATTTTTTCCAAACACGACCTATACCTTGGCGGAAGGCAAGACAGCGGGCGATGTCAACGTCAGAACAGGTGGCTGGGACTTGACGTCGAACGTGACGAGAACGATGAATACAAACGGGCAGTATGATCCATGGAGGGATGCGACGCTGAGCAGCACGTTCCGACCTGGTGGTCTAGTGACCGAAATGGAAAAGGATGGGCTgcaggtgaggttggtgaaagGGGGGACTCACTGCAGCGACTTGGTTGGGCTGAACTGGGAAGCGAACGCCGAGCTGGATGGGTTAgtggatggggttgttgaccAGTTGGCATGGTGGATAGGGCAATATCACAGTGATGCCTACGACGGAATCAGAAACACGACGCGGAAATAA